The DNA window CCACAATGGCGCCAACACCACATCCAGCTCATGCGTTTCACTCTCATCCTGGCGTAATGCCGCTTCTGTCAGGCGCAGGGCATAGTGCGGGAAAAGCCCCCCGAGCACGGAGTACCAAACATCACAACCAGCAATCAACCCTGCCGCAGATTGAGCATCGCCGCTGATCCCGATAGTGACACCGTCAGAAACGCGCGCTTTTAGCCTTCTGACGCGTTCCCTGGCCGCATCGCGATCGGCCGGGAGATCGCCGAGTTTGATCGAGCCGATAGCATTGAGCCTGGATAACGCAATCAGCAGCTCGTCCGTAAATTCAAACCGGGTCGTCGCCACATTGTCATAGATACAGAGCGGAACGGACAGTTCGCGGCTCACGCGCTCATACAGCGAGAAAACTTCATCATGGGTCAACGGTTGATAGGAAACCGGGGCCAGAAGAACGCCGCTCACGCCGGCTTTTTGAGCATCCTCCGCCAGCCTTAGCACCTCTTCCGCGCTGACACTGCCAATGCTGGTTATCACCGGGATCCCCGCTGCCGCGCTGACCGCCTGTTGCGTCGTATGAAATCGTTGCTCACGCGTCAGATAGGCATAGCTGCCCGTTGAGCCTAGCGCCCCAATGGAATCCACCCCGGCACCGGCCAGATTTTCGATCAGCGCAAGAAACGATTTTTCATCAACCTCACCACCGACCAACGGTGTGAGCGGAAAAGCACTAAGACCTTTAAACATCGTTGATTCCTGTAAAAGTAGCGGCGATGTGCCATTGTACGGCACGGTATGATAGGTGAGCTAACGCGCAAAGTTGCGCGATCCGATCACGCACAGAATAACGCCAAGCGTAATGGCAAGCATCAGGGGGCTGACGGTTTCGTGCAACAGCGTGGCGGACAATGCAAGCCCGAAGAACGGCTGCAGCAGTTGTAATTGGCCTACGGCGGCGATACCGCCGGCGGCAAGCCCTTTGTACCAGAAGATGAAACCGATCAGCATGCTGAAGATAGACACATAGCCCAACGCAAGCCATGCGGAAGTACCGATGGTGCTGAAAGACGCAGGCTGCGTGATAAACACGGCTATCAGCATAAATGGCAGCGAAATAATCAGCGCCCAACTGATGACCTGCCAACCGCCTAACTGGCGGGTCAGTTTGGCACCCTCGGCATAACCCAGACCACAGGCGATAACCGCCGCGAGCATCAACAGATCCCCCGTCAGTGAGACCGAGGCACTTTGCGAAAGTGCGAATCCCACCACCAGAAGGCTGCCAAGCACAGAAAACAGCCAGAAAGCCGCACGCGGGCGTTCTCCGCCGCGAAGCACGCCAAAGATCGCCGTCGTGAGCGGCAACAACCCCAGAAAGACAATGGAGTGTGCAGCGGTGATATGCTGCAACGCCATCGCCGTCAGCAATGGAAATCCAATGATCACGCCCAGTGAGACAATCAGCAGTGGGCCAATCTGCGCCGGATGCGGGCGCTTCTCGCGAAAACCAAAGATCAGCATGGCCGCAAGGACGCCAGCGATAGCGGCCCGCAGGAAAGTCAGAAAGAAGGGATCCATATCAAGTACGGCAATACGGGTTGCCGGCAGCGAACCGCTAAAAATCAGTACGCCCAGTAAACCATTAAGCCAACCGGATAGCGCCCCCGGCCCTGTTTTATCGACCACTGGATTAACCACGCTTACCTCACTGTATCTGTATGTCATGAAGATTTGAGCTATCAATGGGTCGATGTTAATCTGCTCAATCTAATACAATCAAATTATTGTCATGGATACATTTCATGAAGGCGCGCTACAAAGCCATCGTCGATAACTACGCGCAGGCCATCCGCTCTGGGCAGATTCAGGCAGGCACCCAGTTGCCCACCCACCGGCGGCTGGCGTGCGAAGCGCACATATCGCTGGCGACGGCGACCCGCGTCTATGCCGAGTTGGAAGCAATGGGGCTGGTCAGCGGCGAAACCGGGCGCGGAACGTTTGTCCGGGAAATTTCGCTGCCAATGGGGCACGGTGTGGATCAACACGCCGTAGCAACCGACGTATTGGATCTGAACTTCAACTACCCTTCCCTGCCCGGACAGGGGGAATTGCTGCGCGACGCTCTCCGGCAAGTCTCGACCGTGGGCGATATTGAATCACATCTCCGCTATCAGCCTCATGCCGGGCGGCAGGCGGAACGGGAGATTATCGCCCGTCATTTTGCCGGCAATGGCTTTGTGCCAAATGCCGAAAATGTACTGATCGTCAATGGTGCCCAGCACGGGCTTGCCATCACCGTGATGGGGCTTCTCAGCCCCGGCGATGTGGTGGCGGTTGATGCACTGACTTATCCCGGTTTTAAAGCGCTTGCAGCGCTCTATCATCTTGAGCTGATTGCCATCCCATACAACGCCGAAGGCCCGGATTTGGGTGCGCTCCGCCAGCTTTGTCTAAAACGCCATGTTCGTGCGCTTTACACCATGCCCACGCTGCACAATCCACTGGGCTGGGTGCTCAATCATGGGCAGCGGAAGGAACTGGCAAACATTGCCCGCCAGCATGATCTGCTCATCATAGAAGATGCTGCGTATGCGTATTTAATCGGGCGCCCACCCCCACCCGTGGCTTTTTATGCGCCGGAAAGAACCGTCTATGTCACCGGTTTTTCGAAAAATATCGCCACTGGATTACGTGTGGGTAGCGTGATCTGCCCAAATCAATATCGGCCGGCGCTTGAGCGGGCAATAAGGGCAACCACCTGGAATACGCCTTCCCTCATGACGGCCCTGGTCTGCGGTTGGATCCAGGATGGCACCGTGGCGCGGTTTGAAACGCTCAAAAGGCGCGACGCGCGCCGGCGCCAGGTTGTGGCGAGAGAAAGCCTCGGCGCACTCCCCTGTATCGCCCACCCGGTTTCGTATTTTCTTTGGCTCCCGCTCGCGGAAGACAGCAGAGCCGACCGCGTGGTTCGGGAATTAATGAACAGCCACATTTCAGTCTCGACCGCCGAGCCCTTCACTACCGCCGCGAACGTGCCGCAGGCGATACGGATTGCGCTGGGCTCCGTCTCCATCGACAACCTGCGCACGGCGCTTTTGCAGGTCAGACAGGCCATTGAGTTTGAGCAATACCGCTGATGCCGATGCGCCGTCACCGGTCGCGTAACGTAAAAAAGCCCATCGCCAACGTGGGGGAGCGGCTCATCAGGCGCTAATCAACGCGCCGGCCCAGTTGGCATAGCTGCCAGCGGCGGCCGTCGCTACTCAGCTCGCTGATACTCAGCGGATGAATATCAAGCCGTGCGAGCGCCTGAACCGGCGCGCCCAGCAAACCGACCGCTATGGCGCGGATCACGGCGGCGGGAACCACCGCGCAGTGCCGGCCGCCGGCATTCATCCGCTGCGCCAGCCACCTGTTGCAACGCGCGATCAGTTGCCCGGCCGACTCGCCGCCCGGCGGCGCGCCCCCCTCCAACCAGGCCGCAAAATGGTGGCTATCCTCGGCCATCACCTGCATCAACGGCAACCCCGCCCAGGTGCCGTAATCACAGTCCCTTAGGGCTTCGTCTACGTTGGCGTGCAACCCTAGCGCCTGGGCGGTTTGCCGGGCGGCCAACTGGGGCGCACACCACACCGCCTGATACGCCGCCTGCGGTAGATGCTGTATCTGCGGCGGCACCTGCGCCGCCAGCGGTTCATCCAGGGGAAACCGCGAACGCCTGGCCGCTGCGGTTTCCCCCTGGCATATCAGGGTCAATAATGTCGGCATCGCTTCAACCATGCCCGAAAGACATGCGCTGCCGGCGTGCTGGCAGCATGTTTTCGGCGAGCGCGCCAAACATCACACCGATCCCCGCCCACAGCACAAAACTAATGCCAATAGAGGACAGGCGGAAGCGCCAGAGCAAATCGGCTGAAAACGTCTCCGGCACATCATTTATCGCCGGCAACAGCGCGCAAGCCGCCAGCAACAAGATAACGCCGAGCAGGCAAGCCGACAGCGCCGCATTCCAACCGCCAAGGCGCGGAAGCAAGCGCCGGGCGCACCACGCAGAAACGGCAATAATGCCGACGGATACCAGCAGCATGATGAAGTAGAGCGCCGTGCGATAACCAATGGTGTCGGGGTTTCCGACCGCCGGCGGATTAGGCGGATACTTAATCCCCGGCATCACGCTCAACGCCAGAAAGCCCCCCAGGGCTAACAGCAACGCCAGCGTGCGTGGGCCAAATGGCCCAACGCGCTGATAGCTGAACGCCCAGACCAGCGCCAGCCCACCGCCCAGCGCCGCGCCCATCAGCATCATCCCCGCCAGCAAGCCCACCCCGGACTGCGTCTGGCGGCTGAACGCTTCTCCATCACCTTCGCTATCGTCGCCATGGCTATGACTATGGGCATGGGCATGTGCGTCACCGCCATGGGCATGCCCACCGCCATGCTCTTCAAACGCGATAGCGCGCTCCACTTGCGGTTCCGCAAAATGATGGGCAAAAACAAAGGTGATGGCGCCGGCCACAATGCCGGCAATCATCCCCCT is part of the Gibbsiella quercinecans genome and encodes:
- a CDS encoding DMT family transporter, which translates into the protein MTYRYSEVSVVNPVVDKTGPGALSGWLNGLLGVLIFSGSLPATRIAVLDMDPFFLTFLRAAIAGVLAAMLIFGFREKRPHPAQIGPLLIVSLGVIIGFPLLTAMALQHITAAHSIVFLGLLPLTTAIFGVLRGGERPRAAFWLFSVLGSLLVVGFALSQSASVSLTGDLLMLAAVIACGLGYAEGAKLTRQLGGWQVISWALIISLPFMLIAVFITQPASFSTIGTSAWLALGYVSIFSMLIGFIFWYKGLAAGGIAAVGQLQLLQPFFGLALSATLLHETVSPLMLAITLGVILCVIGSRNFAR
- a CDS encoding CbtA family protein produces the protein MIGKLLFRGMIAGIVAGAITFVFAHHFAEPQVERAIAFEEHGGGHAHGGDAHAHAHSHSHGDDSEGDGEAFSRQTQSGVGLLAGMMLMGAALGGGLALVWAFSYQRVGPFGPRTLALLLALGGFLALSVMPGIKYPPNPPAVGNPDTIGYRTALYFIMLLVSVGIIAVSAWCARRLLPRLGGWNAALSACLLGVILLLAACALLPAINDVPETFSADLLWRFRLSSIGISFVLWAGIGVMFGALAENMLPARRQRMSFGHG
- a CDS encoding dihydrodipicolinate synthase family protein, with the protein product MFKGLSAFPLTPLVGGEVDEKSFLALIENLAGAGVDSIGALGSTGSYAYLTREQRFHTTQQAVSAAAGIPVITSIGSVSAEEVLRLAEDAQKAGVSGVLLAPVSYQPLTHDEVFSLYERVSRELSVPLCIYDNVATTRFEFTDELLIALSRLNAIGSIKLGDLPADRDAARERVRRLKARVSDGVTIGISGDAQSAAGLIAGCDVWYSVLGGLFPHYALRLTEAALRQDESETHELDVVLAPLWAYYRRHGSLRVIATVAEILGVVSMPCLPFPLQTLSGKERDALQQTLESLHFLA
- a CDS encoding PLP-dependent aminotransferase family protein, which produces MKARYKAIVDNYAQAIRSGQIQAGTQLPTHRRLACEAHISLATATRVYAELEAMGLVSGETGRGTFVREISLPMGHGVDQHAVATDVLDLNFNYPSLPGQGELLRDALRQVSTVGDIESHLRYQPHAGRQAEREIIARHFAGNGFVPNAENVLIVNGAQHGLAITVMGLLSPGDVVAVDALTYPGFKALAALYHLELIAIPYNAEGPDLGALRQLCLKRHVRALYTMPTLHNPLGWVLNHGQRKELANIARQHDLLIIEDAAYAYLIGRPPPPVAFYAPERTVYVTGFSKNIATGLRVGSVICPNQYRPALERAIRATTWNTPSLMTALVCGWIQDGTVARFETLKRRDARRRQVVARESLGALPCIAHPVSYFLWLPLAEDSRADRVVRELMNSHISVSTAEPFTTAANVPQAIRIALGSVSIDNLRTALLQVRQAIEFEQYR
- a CDS encoding histidine phosphatase family protein, which gives rise to MPTLLTLICQGETAAARRSRFPLDEPLAAQVPPQIQHLPQAAYQAVWCAPQLAARQTAQALGLHANVDEALRDCDYGTWAGLPLMQVMAEDSHHFAAWLEGGAPPGGESAGQLIARCNRWLAQRMNAGGRHCAVVPAAVIRAIAVGLLGAPVQALARLDIHPLSISELSSDGRRWQLCQLGRRVD